One segment of Streptomyces sp. NBC_01463 DNA contains the following:
- a CDS encoding sensor histidine kinase: MTTSNRAERLAAGLRTPARVLREDLWTGTAEPRPTARGPRWQRGLAVTVAVLLGVVVTASNGNKFAWAYQLGELGYVLAVAQAAMLVVALYRPIPAWWGSTLIQLLLLVAWFEMGDTVGGRRFPWTGSELIFQAWVLFLVALRARPRTAVETLVIGAMPGLAFAFATGHGDRAPLAAAVLVIATVVGASLRGRRVARTQLVELEELTAEERARRTLLEERNRIARELHDVVAHHMSVISIQAQVAPHLVENPSEELKENLASIRENAKEALTELRQVLGVLRSEHPVPQDERHSPQPTLDRLDELVGNVRGAGLTVTTHTTGERARLTPGIELSAFRIIQEALSNAMRHAPGAEVRVEIDHRPSAVTIRVANTAPDRPTPPSPGAGHGLLGMRERTAMLGGTLAFGVTPDGGYEVIAELPAKPPARQADLVEDTA; the protein is encoded by the coding sequence ATGACGACCTCGAACAGGGCGGAGCGGCTAGCGGCGGGCCTGCGCACGCCGGCGCGCGTTCTGCGGGAGGACCTCTGGACGGGGACCGCCGAGCCGAGGCCCACGGCCAGGGGTCCGCGGTGGCAGCGGGGACTCGCGGTGACGGTGGCGGTGCTGCTGGGCGTGGTCGTCACCGCGTCCAACGGCAACAAGTTCGCCTGGGCCTACCAGCTGGGCGAACTCGGCTACGTGCTCGCCGTGGCCCAGGCGGCGATGCTCGTCGTCGCGCTGTACCGCCCGATCCCCGCCTGGTGGGGGTCGACGCTGATTCAACTGCTGCTTCTGGTCGCGTGGTTCGAGATGGGCGACACCGTCGGCGGCAGAAGGTTCCCCTGGACCGGCTCCGAACTCATCTTCCAGGCATGGGTGCTGTTCCTCGTCGCATTGCGGGCCCGCCCCAGAACGGCGGTGGAGACGCTGGTGATCGGCGCGATGCCGGGGCTGGCCTTCGCGTTCGCCACCGGCCACGGCGACCGCGCACCCCTCGCCGCCGCGGTCCTCGTGATCGCCACGGTCGTCGGCGCCTCGCTGCGCGGCCGCCGGGTGGCCCGTACCCAGCTGGTCGAGCTGGAGGAACTCACCGCGGAGGAGCGGGCCCGGCGCACGCTCCTGGAGGAGCGCAACCGGATCGCCCGCGAGCTGCACGACGTGGTCGCGCACCACATGTCGGTCATCTCCATCCAGGCGCAGGTCGCCCCGCACCTGGTCGAGAACCCGTCCGAAGAGCTGAAGGAGAACCTGGCGAGCATCCGGGAGAACGCCAAGGAGGCGCTGACCGAACTGCGTCAGGTGCTCGGCGTCCTGCGCTCCGAGCACCCCGTGCCGCAGGACGAGCGGCACTCCCCGCAGCCCACACTCGACCGGCTGGACGAGCTCGTCGGCAATGTGCGCGGCGCCGGGCTCACGGTGACCACCCACACCACGGGCGAGCGGGCCCGCCTGACCCCGGGCATCGAGCTGTCGGCATTCCGTATCATCCAGGAGGCACTGAGCAACGCGATGCGGCACGCGCCGGGAGCGGAGGTGCGCGTGGAGATCGACCACCGGCCGTCCGCCGTCACGATCAGGGTGGCCAACACCGCACCGGACCGGCCCACCCCGCCCTCGCCGGGCGCCGGCCACGGCCTGCTGGGCATGCGCGAGCGCACCGCGATGCTCGGCGGCACGCTCGCTTTCGGCGTCACCCCCGACGGGGGGTACGAAGTGATCGCGGAGCTGCCCGCGAAGCCCCCCGCCCGACAGGCCGACCTTGTGGAGGACACCGCATGA
- a CDS encoding response regulator transcription factor, with product MTTIRVLIADDQVMVRQGFTVLLNAEPGIEVVGQAVDGNDAVTKVGELDPDVVLMDIRMPGLGGIEATRRITAAPEATTKVLVLTTFDLDEYVYEALRAGASGFLLKDASATELAHAVRVVGTGEALLAPNITKRLIAEFSRVTDTPHAPLKGRIGNLTERETEVLSLIAQGLANGEIAQRLVVAEQTVKTHVGRILVKLNLRDRTQAAIHAYETGLVRPAGY from the coding sequence ATGACGACCATCCGCGTGCTGATCGCCGACGACCAGGTGATGGTCCGCCAGGGGTTCACGGTGTTACTGAACGCCGAACCGGGGATCGAAGTCGTCGGCCAGGCCGTGGACGGCAACGACGCGGTGACCAAGGTCGGCGAACTGGACCCCGACGTCGTCCTGATGGACATCCGGATGCCCGGGCTCGGCGGCATCGAGGCGACGCGCCGCATCACGGCCGCACCGGAGGCCACCACCAAGGTCCTCGTCCTGACCACCTTCGACCTCGACGAGTACGTGTACGAGGCGCTGCGCGCCGGCGCGTCCGGGTTCCTGCTGAAGGACGCGTCCGCCACGGAACTCGCCCACGCCGTAAGGGTGGTGGGGACGGGCGAGGCCCTGCTCGCGCCGAACATAACCAAGCGCCTCATCGCCGAGTTCTCCCGGGTGACCGACACTCCGCACGCCCCGCTCAAGGGCCGGATCGGCAATCTGACCGAGCGCGAGACGGAGGTCCTGTCACTGATCGCGCAGGGCCTGGCGAACGGGGAGATAGCGCAGCGGCTTGTGGTGGCGGAGCAGACCGTCAAGACGCATGTCGGCCGGATCCTGGTCAAGCTGAACCTGCGCGACCGGACGCAGGCCGCGATCCACGCGTACGAGACGGGCCTGGTCCGTCCGGCCGGCTACTGA